From a region of the Mycolicibacterium sp. MU0050 genome:
- a CDS encoding TIGR00730 family Rossman fold protein: MQREWAVCVYCASGPRHPELLALADQVGRAIADRNWALVSGGGNVSAMGAVAEGARARGGRTIGVIPKALVHREVADVHADDLIVTDTMRQRKQVMEDHADAFITLPGGIGTMEEMFETWTAGSLGMHDKPVVLLDPNGHYDGLLSWLEGLVPAGYVAQRALDRLLVVREVDVALDLCAPRSVPPVTPRD, translated from the coding sequence GTGCAACGTGAGTGGGCGGTCTGCGTGTATTGCGCGTCGGGACCCAGGCATCCGGAACTGTTGGCGCTGGCCGATCAGGTGGGGCGGGCCATCGCCGATCGGAACTGGGCCCTGGTCTCCGGCGGGGGCAACGTATCGGCGATGGGCGCGGTCGCCGAGGGGGCGCGGGCCCGCGGCGGCCGGACCATCGGGGTGATCCCCAAGGCGTTGGTACACCGGGAGGTCGCCGACGTGCACGCCGACGACCTGATCGTCACCGACACCATGCGGCAGCGCAAACAGGTCATGGAGGACCACGCCGACGCCTTCATCACGCTGCCCGGCGGGATCGGCACCATGGAGGAGATGTTCGAGACCTGGACCGCCGGGTCACTGGGGATGCACGACAAGCCGGTGGTGCTGCTCGATCCGAACGGCCACTACGACGGGCTGCTGTCCTGGCTGGAGGGCCTGGTGCCCGCCGGGTACGTCGCGCAGCGAGCATTGGATCGGCTGCTGGTGGTCCGCGAGGTCGACGTCGCTCTGGATCTTTGTGCCCCCCGCTCGGTACCGCCGGTCACGCCCCGTGATTAG